A single window of Pseudarthrobacter defluvii DNA harbors:
- a CDS encoding GDSL-type esterase/lipase family protein — translation MEDRKLRIAAVGDELLAGLGDPRALGWLGRVLARTPQDGMLLESYALPCPQEGTEGLAARWLEEAGRRFSAQSENRLVIGLSGRDIEFGLSTARSRLNLANILDSASQNRIEVFVVGPPPTLDPAQNRRLDELNTAFADVTTRRKHLYVDTFSPLLNHEQWRQDLAANGGTPGQAGYGLMAWLVLHRGWFQWLRLEAPQ, via the coding sequence GTGGAAGACAGGAAGCTGCGGATCGCAGCTGTAGGAGATGAACTGCTGGCCGGACTGGGTGATCCCCGCGCGCTTGGCTGGCTGGGCCGGGTGCTGGCCCGCACTCCCCAGGACGGCATGCTGCTGGAGAGCTATGCCCTCCCCTGTCCGCAGGAAGGCACGGAGGGCCTGGCGGCGCGCTGGCTGGAAGAAGCGGGACGGCGCTTCAGCGCCCAGTCGGAGAACCGGCTGGTCATCGGCCTGTCCGGACGTGACATCGAGTTCGGCCTGTCCACCGCGCGGAGCCGGCTGAACCTTGCCAACATCCTGGACTCGGCTTCCCAGAACCGGATAGAGGTTTTCGTGGTGGGGCCGCCCCCTACGCTCGATCCGGCCCAAAACCGGCGGCTGGATGAGTTGAACACTGCCTTCGCTGATGTCACCACCCGCCGCAAGCACCTCTACGTCGACACGTTCTCACCCCTCCTGAACCACGAACAGTGGCGCCAGGACCTCGCTGCCAACGGCGGCACGCCCGGGCAGGCAGGTTACGGGCTGATGGCCTGGCTGGTGCTGCACCGCGGGTGGTTCCAGTGGCTGCGCCTGGAAGCACCGCAGTAG